In one window of Spiroplasma corruscae DNA:
- the atpG gene encoding ATP synthase F1 subunit gamma gives MANLSELKNELRSTKDIGKITGAMELVATAKLKKISKRLGNIQSYLNDVYEIFNYIITHTNDSKYMKKKGKEPDNILWIVIGSNLGLCGGYNSNIIKLVKKHVSKNDLIIPIGTKVLNFAKFNNYNIYKSLTNIDVDFSNEQSRELSIWLLENYLKNEFGAIRIIYTKFINNVTFDATVLNMLPIEVPKDDKDHDDLTLEPNAEIVLQTSVSMYLNTILFGTIIESQVSEQASRRMAMESATKNGKEIAEKLGILYNRKRQEGITQEISEIVGGANAQSSD, from the coding sequence ATGGCTAACTTAAGTGAGTTAAAAAATGAGCTAAGATCAACTAAAGACATAGGTAAAATAACGGGTGCTATGGAACTTGTTGCAACTGCAAAGTTAAAAAAGATATCAAAAAGATTAGGAAATATTCAAAGTTATTTAAATGATGTTTATGAAATATTTAATTACATAATTACACATACAAATGACTCAAAATATATGAAAAAAAAGGGGAAAGAACCAGATAACATACTATGAATAGTTATTGGTTCTAACCTAGGACTATGTGGTGGTTATAATTCTAATATAATTAAATTAGTTAAAAAACATGTATCTAAAAATGATTTAATTATACCGATTGGTACTAAAGTGCTTAACTTTGCAAAATTTAATAACTACAATATATATAAATCATTAACAAATATTGATGTTGATTTCTCAAATGAACAATCAAGAGAGTTATCAATTTGATTGCTTGAAAACTATTTAAAAAATGAGTTTGGAGCAATAAGAATTATTTACACAAAATTTATAAATAATGTTACTTTTGATGCGACAGTCTTAAATATGTTACCAATTGAGGTTCCTAAAGATGATAAAGATCACGATGATTTAACATTAGAACCTAATGCAGAAATAGTTCTACAAACTAGTGTTTCGATGTATTTAAACACAATTCTATTTGGAACAATCATTGAATCACAAGTTTCGGAACAAGCAAGTAGAAGAATGGCTATGGAGTCTGCCACTAAAAATGGAAAAGAAATAGCAGAAAAACTAGGTATTTTATATAATAGAAAACGTCAAGAAGGTATAACTCAAGAGATTAGTGAAATCGTTGGTGGTGCTAATGCTCAAAGTAGCGATTAA
- a CDS encoding F0F1 ATP synthase subunit C: MLPIYTLFSQFLFLAEAGDNNTGLKLIGAGICSFGMIGASLGQGVVGAGACLAIGRNPEIAPKVTSTLIITAGFAESGAIYALVISILIIFVA; the protein is encoded by the coding sequence ATGCTACCAATTTATACATTGTTTTCACAATTCTTATTTCTTGCTGAAGCAGGAGATAATAATACAGGATTAAAATTAATTGGTGCTGGTATTTGTAGTTTTGGTATGATTGGTGCTAGTTTAGGACAAGGAGTTGTTGGTGCTGGTGCTTGTTTGGCAATTGGACGTAACCCAGAAATAGCTCCAAAAGTAACTTCTACTCTAATTATTACTGCTGGTTTTGCAGAATCTGGTGCCATATATGCGCTTGTTATTAGTATTTTAATTATTTTTGTTGCTTAA
- the atpF gene encoding F0F1 ATP synthase subunit B — protein MINLLADNSKKYGIPDIVEGLFPNLPILIAHILSTIIIVLLLSKLVYKPFRQTIKDRRKKINALLDEASSKQTIANKNNADAARYLTAAKDEAKSIVDSARGQADSIKFEIINNAKKEAQNIQEHANKILEYEKDEARESIRKEIIDIAFDVAEKVVAKSISKSDNDKLINDFLNSIDGK, from the coding sequence ATGATTAATTTATTAGCTGACAATAGTAAAAAATATGGTATTCCAGATATAGTAGAGGGATTATTCCCAAACCTACCTATTTTAATTGCACATATATTATCAACGATAATAATTGTTTTATTACTATCTAAACTTGTCTATAAACCTTTTAGACAAACAATAAAGGATAGAAGAAAAAAAATAAATGCATTACTTGATGAAGCTTCATCAAAACAAACTATCGCAAATAAAAATAATGCAGATGCTGCAAGGTATTTAACTGCAGCCAAAGATGAAGCAAAAAGCATTGTTGACTCAGCAAGAGGACAAGCTGATAGCATAAAGTTTGAAATTATTAATAACGCAAAAAAAGAGGCTCAAAATATTCAAGAGCATGCTAACAAAATATTAGAATATGAAAAAGATGAAGCAAGAGAATCAATAAGGAAAGAAATTATTGATATAGCATTTGATGTTGCAGAAAAAGTTGTAGCAAAATCAATATCAAAGAGTGATAACGATAAATTAATAAATGACTTTTTGAATAGTATAGATGGTAAGTAA
- the rpoC gene encoding DNA-directed RNA polymerase subunit beta' has protein sequence MLNKPNKKMIKIELASPDVIRSWSRGEVTKPETINYKTLKTEKEGLFDERIFGPTRNYECSCGKYKKVKNKGKVCERCGVEITESIVRRERMGHIELEEPVTHIWMLKVAPSRIASILDLKTKEVEEVVYFVSYIVLDPGVSKHIKKGQVLDLGNGKASIKTREKLLKTLEDLKLNLKPEEFSFKRATNLIEQLASPQSPFSMDEAATFISRHTGAKFGIGASAIEELLKNIDLGSEIEKIKDDLREKKGSSDQSKLMKRLEILDSLKKSMSRPEWMILRVIPVIPPDIRPIIQLDGGRFTTSEINDLYRRIIIRNERLKKVKSMGAPSIIVNNEKRMLQEAVDALLDNERKPRPVIGKDKRALKSLTSILKGKQGRFRQNLLGKRVDYSGRSVIAIGPDLKMYQAGIPRDMAITLFKPFVIRKLQEDGHAENVKVAEKLISANDAKVWDVLEEVIKDRPVLLNRAPTLHRLGIQAFEPKLVKGKAIRLHPLVTTAFNADFDGDQMAVHLPISEEAVAEARALMLGSKAILGPKDGKPIVTPTQDMILGNYYITTEEKESDNPNILGQGTLFSSYDEVILAYETGSVSLNAIVGIPVCELKNKLFANEDQEKILITTVGKIIFNQMFVEKFPWIINSNILNAETEIKKFLVGFDVNIREYIEKEYILQQPIKKKELSLIIERYFQSFGAQKTAQMLDNMKDLGFKFSSKSGTTISAADVVAFTEKFEEFKVADQRVKDITNFYNSGMLTKTEKKRRVIAVWSNVKDTIQNKLEQVLKKNPKNPVFVMADSGARGNVSNFTQLVGMRGLMNDPKGDIKEIPIKSSFREGLTVSEYFISTHGARKGMADVALKTADSGYLTRRLVDISQEIIVTQEDCNPAKGFWVHSIIETKHDNVIVPLKDRLVGRFTFEDVEDNNNNIIVESNTLITADIADKILNAGVDDVQIRTILTCDTERGVCQKCYGINLATGEVVTIGEPVGVIAAQSIGEPGTQLTMRTFHTGGVAGGADITQGLPRIKELLDITTPKGSIAIISQIDGVVKETKEEDGIISIVVGSEQDEKRYKSQYGAILRVEEGEHVIRGQKLTEGAINIKELLEVARVEDVQNYILKEVQKVYRLQGIEISDKYIEIIIKQMLNKVKIIDSGETELLPGEVISAKAFRNEVKDAILNNKKPPLAKNVIFGIKKAPLESDSWLSSASFQDTARVIVKAVIKGKVDKLAGLKENIMLGNLIPAGTGLTGSEDIIKKGKEVYDQEY, from the coding sequence AAAACAGAAAAAGAAGGATTATTTGACGAAAGAATTTTTGGTCCTACTAGAAACTACGAATGTAGCTGTGGAAAATATAAAAAAGTAAAAAATAAAGGTAAAGTTTGTGAACGTTGTGGTGTTGAAATCACCGAGTCAATTGTAAGACGTGAAAGAATGGGTCATATCGAATTAGAAGAACCTGTCACACATATTTGAATGTTAAAAGTTGCTCCTTCAAGAATAGCATCTATTTTAGATTTAAAAACTAAAGAAGTAGAAGAAGTTGTTTATTTTGTAAGTTATATAGTTTTAGACCCTGGTGTTTCAAAACATATTAAAAAAGGACAAGTACTTGATTTAGGAAATGGAAAAGCAAGCATAAAAACAAGGGAGAAACTTCTTAAAACATTAGAGGATCTAAAACTTAATCTTAAACCTGAGGAGTTCTCATTTAAACGTGCAACAAATTTAATAGAACAATTAGCTTCACCTCAAAGTCCTTTTTCAATGGATGAGGCCGCAACTTTTATATCAAGACATACTGGTGCAAAGTTTGGTATTGGAGCAAGTGCTATTGAAGAATTACTTAAAAATATTGATCTTGGAAGTGAAATAGAAAAAATAAAAGATGACTTAAGAGAAAAAAAAGGATCTTCTGATCAAAGTAAATTGATGAAGAGATTAGAAATTCTTGACTCGCTAAAAAAATCTATGTCAAGACCCGAATGAATGATACTAAGAGTAATTCCCGTTATTCCTCCGGACATTAGACCAATTATACAATTAGATGGTGGTCGTTTTACTACTTCTGAAATAAATGATTTATACAGAAGAATTATTATAAGAAATGAACGTCTAAAAAAAGTTAAATCAATGGGTGCGCCAAGCATAATTGTTAATAATGAAAAACGTATGTTACAAGAAGCGGTTGATGCGTTACTTGATAACGAACGTAAACCAAGACCTGTTATAGGAAAAGATAAGAGAGCTCTTAAATCTCTTACTTCAATCCTTAAAGGTAAGCAAGGTCGTTTTAGACAAAACTTACTTGGTAAACGTGTTGACTACTCAGGTAGATCTGTTATTGCAATTGGGCCAGATTTAAAAATGTATCAAGCTGGTATCCCTAGAGATATGGCTATTACATTATTTAAACCTTTTGTAATAAGAAAATTACAAGAAGATGGTCATGCAGAAAACGTAAAAGTTGCAGAAAAACTAATTTCAGCAAACGATGCGAAAGTATGAGATGTTCTAGAAGAAGTTATTAAAGATAGACCAGTTCTTTTAAACAGAGCACCTACACTGCATAGACTAGGAATTCAGGCTTTCGAACCAAAACTTGTAAAAGGTAAGGCTATAAGACTTCATCCACTAGTAACTACTGCTTTTAACGCAGACTTTGATGGTGATCAAATGGCTGTCCATTTACCAATAAGTGAAGAAGCTGTTGCAGAAGCAAGGGCATTAATGCTTGGTTCTAAAGCTATATTAGGTCCTAAGGATGGTAAACCTATTGTTACACCAACACAGGATATGATTCTTGGTAACTACTATATAACTACTGAAGAAAAAGAATCTGATAACCCTAATATATTAGGACAAGGTACTTTATTCTCAAGCTATGATGAAGTTATTCTTGCTTATGAAACAGGAAGTGTTTCATTAAATGCAATAGTTGGTATCCCAGTTTGTGAATTGAAAAACAAGTTATTTGCAAACGAAGATCAAGAAAAAATATTAATAACAACAGTAGGGAAAATAATTTTCAACCAAATGTTCGTAGAGAAGTTCCCTTGAATTATTAATTCAAACATTTTAAATGCAGAAACTGAAATTAAAAAATTCTTAGTTGGCTTCGATGTCAATATTAGAGAATATATTGAAAAAGAATATATTCTTCAACAACCAATTAAGAAAAAAGAATTATCACTAATAATTGAAAGATATTTCCAATCATTTGGTGCTCAAAAAACTGCTCAAATGTTAGATAACATGAAAGATCTTGGTTTCAAATTCTCGTCAAAATCTGGTACTACAATTAGTGCGGCCGATGTTGTTGCCTTTACAGAGAAGTTTGAAGAGTTTAAAGTTGCTGATCAAAGAGTTAAAGATATAACTAACTTCTATAACTCAGGTATGTTGACAAAAACTGAGAAAAAACGCCGAGTAATTGCAGTTTGATCAAATGTAAAAGATACAATTCAAAATAAACTTGAACAAGTTCTGAAAAAAAATCCTAAGAACCCAGTTTTTGTAATGGCAGACTCAGGTGCTCGTGGTAACGTTTCTAACTTTACACAACTTGTAGGTATGAGAGGTCTTATGAATGACCCTAAAGGTGACATAAAAGAAATCCCTATTAAGTCTTCATTCCGTGAAGGTTTAACAGTTTCTGAATACTTTATTTCAACTCATGGTGCACGTAAAGGTATGGCTGACGTTGCTCTTAAAACAGCTGACTCAGGTTACTTAACACGTAGGTTAGTTGATATTTCTCAAGAAATTATCGTAACACAAGAAGATTGTAACCCTGCAAAAGGATTTTGAGTTCACTCGATTATTGAAACAAAGCATGATAATGTTATTGTTCCTCTAAAAGATAGACTTGTGGGTAGATTTACTTTTGAAGATGTTGAAGATAATAATAATAACATTATTGTAGAATCAAATACATTAATTACTGCAGACATAGCAGATAAAATTTTAAACGCTGGAGTGGATGATGTTCAAATTAGAACTATATTAACTTGTGATACAGAGCGTGGAGTTTGTCAAAAATGTTATGGTATTAACTTAGCGACCGGTGAAGTTGTTACAATTGGTGAACCTGTTGGAGTTATTGCTGCGCAATCAATTGGTGAACCTGGTACACAACTAACAATGCGTACATTCCATACAGGTGGTGTTGCCGGTGGCGCTGATATTACACAAGGATTACCTCGTATTAAAGAGTTATTAGATATTACAACACCAAAAGGTTCGATAGCTATAATTTCTCAAATTGATGGTGTTGTTAAAGAAACTAAAGAAGAAGATGGAATCATATCAATAGTAGTTGGTTCTGAACAAGATGAAAAACGTTATAAATCTCAATATGGAGCAATTCTTCGTGTTGAAGAAGGTGAACACGTTATTAGAGGGCAAAAACTTACTGAAGGTGCTATAAATATTAAAGAACTCCTAGAAGTAGCTCGTGTAGAAGATGTTCAAAATTATATTTTAAAAGAAGTTCAAAAAGTTTATAGACTTCAAGGTATTGAAATCTCAGATAAGTATATTGAAATTATAATCAAGCAAATGTTAAATAAAGTTAAAATAATAGACTCTGGTGAAACTGAATTATTACCAGGAGAAGTTATCTCAGCAAAAGCATTTAGAAATGAAGTTAAAGATGCAATTTTAAATAACAAAAAACCACCTCTTGCTAAAAATGTGATTTTTGGTATTAAAAAAGCTCCACTAGAATCAGATTCTTGATTATCATCGGCGTCATTCCAAGATACAGCTAGAGTTATTGTTAAAGCTGTTATTAAAGGTAAGGTTGATAAATTAGCTGGACTTAAAGAAAATATAATGCTAGGAAACTTAATTCCTGCCGGTACTGGATTGACAGGCAGTGAAGATATTATTAAAAAAGGTAAAGAAGTTTACGATCAAGAGTATTAA
- the atpH gene encoding ATP synthase F1 subunit delta, giving the protein MEKQNIIHNWAIAISNLAIEDKKTDEYIASIKDLITLFEKNWDVKEFFSNNFIEETVKEKVIDVSLKKQINDLLINALKLMVKRKVFDSVCSILKYSLKLLYESKNIENGIVLSSVKISDSMITTIEQKLSTKLNKKVKLENVIDESIIAGILVEVANKSYDFSIKGKIEDIKNDLKENRN; this is encoded by the coding sequence ATGGAAAAACAAAATATAATTCATAACTGAGCTATTGCAATTTCAAATCTAGCTATAGAAGATAAAAAAACTGACGAGTATATTGCTAGTATTAAAGATCTAATCACATTATTTGAAAAAAATTGAGATGTAAAAGAGTTTTTTTCTAATAATTTTATTGAAGAAACAGTTAAAGAAAAGGTTATTGATGTAAGTCTAAAAAAACAGATTAATGACTTACTTATTAATGCTTTAAAACTAATGGTAAAAAGAAAAGTTTTTGACTCAGTCTGCTCAATTTTAAAGTACTCTTTAAAATTACTTTACGAAAGTAAAAATATAGAAAACGGAATAGTATTATCTTCAGTAAAAATTAGTGATTCTATGATTACAACAATTGAGCAAAAACTTTCAACTAAGTTAAATAAGAAAGTAAAACTTGAAAATGTAATTGATGAATCAATTATCGCTGGTATTTTAGTAGAAGTAGCTAATAAAAGTTATGACTTTTCTATAAAAGGAAAAATTGAAGATATTAAAAACGATTTAAAAGAAAACAGAAATTAA
- the atpA gene encoding F0F1 ATP synthase subunit alpha: MSLKINEISEVIKKQIKDYGKKVIESEEGKVASIGDGVALLYGLDNVMMGELLLFPNDIFGMVLNLEDGAVGAVVMGDESKIKQGDKVTRTKKIIETAVGDELLGRVLNGIGLPIDGNGPLKNKKFSSVEKIASGVMSRKSVNQPLETGILSIDSIIPIGKGQRELIIGDRQTGKTAIAIDAIINQVGKNVKCIYVAIGQKESTVAQVVEKLKRANAMEYTVVISASASEPAPMQYISPYTGVTIAEEWMSKGDDVLIVYDDLSKHAIAYRTLALLLRRPPGREAYPGDVFYLHSRLLERAARVNEKFGGGSITALPIIETQAGDISAYIPTNVISITDGQIFLSEQLFNSGIRPAVDTGLSVSRVGSSAQIKAVKQTAGTLKLELAQYYELQAFAKFGSDLDETTKATLDHGSKIVELLKQRQYKPISQIDQAIILLAIKKRLIKWIPLSEVLNYKERIMNFFSTDKNGQALRKHLETEKEFSEKLEKDIYTQLVIILKSITSNLNGYVVSDYGDEKEFKGL, encoded by the coding sequence ATGTCGCTTAAAATAAATGAAATATCAGAAGTAATTAAAAAACAGATTAAAGACTACGGAAAGAAAGTTATTGAATCTGAAGAAGGTAAAGTAGCAAGTATTGGTGACGGAGTTGCATTGTTATATGGTTTAGATAATGTCATGATGGGGGAATTATTATTATTTCCAAATGATATTTTTGGAATGGTATTGAACTTAGAAGATGGTGCTGTAGGTGCTGTTGTTATGGGAGATGAATCTAAAATTAAACAAGGTGATAAAGTTACTCGTACAAAAAAAATTATTGAAACCGCTGTTGGAGATGAACTTTTAGGAAGAGTCTTAAACGGTATTGGTTTACCAATAGATGGTAATGGACCTTTAAAAAATAAAAAATTTAGTTCTGTTGAAAAAATTGCTTCCGGAGTTATGTCAAGAAAATCAGTTAATCAACCTCTTGAGACAGGTATTCTTTCAATTGATTCAATTATCCCAATTGGAAAAGGCCAAAGAGAGTTAATTATTGGAGATAGACAAACTGGTAAAACAGCTATCGCAATTGATGCTATTATAAATCAAGTTGGTAAAAATGTTAAATGTATTTATGTTGCGATTGGGCAAAAAGAGTCAACTGTAGCACAAGTAGTTGAAAAGTTAAAAAGAGCAAATGCAATGGAATATACAGTAGTTATTTCAGCATCAGCATCTGAACCTGCGCCTATGCAATATATATCTCCATATACAGGGGTTACAATTGCTGAAGAATGAATGTCAAAAGGTGATGATGTACTTATCGTCTATGATGATTTATCAAAACACGCTATTGCATACAGAACATTAGCTTTACTTCTAAGAAGACCACCAGGTAGAGAGGCTTATCCAGGTGACGTATTCTACTTACACTCAAGATTACTTGAAAGAGCAGCTCGTGTAAATGAAAAATTCGGTGGAGGAAGTATAACTGCTTTACCAATTATTGAAACACAAGCCGGCGATATATCAGCTTATATACCAACAAATGTTATTTCTATTACTGATGGTCAAATATTCTTATCAGAACAATTATTTAACTCAGGTATTAGACCAGCGGTTGATACTGGTTTATCAGTTTCGAGAGTTGGTTCTTCAGCACAAATAAAAGCTGTTAAGCAAACAGCGGGAACTTTAAAACTTGAGTTAGCACAATATTATGAGTTACAAGCTTTCGCTAAATTTGGTAGTGATCTTGATGAAACTACAAAAGCAACTCTGGATCATGGTTCAAAAATTGTGGAACTTTTAAAACAAAGGCAATATAAACCTATATCACAAATTGATCAAGCAATTATACTTTTAGCTATAAAAAAAAGATTAATTAAATGAATACCACTATCAGAAGTGTTGAATTACAAAGAAAGAATAATGAACTTCTTTAGTACAGATAAAAATGGACAAGCTCTTAGAAAACATTTAGAAACAGAAAAAGAGTTTAGTGAGAAATTGGAAAAAGATATTTACACCCAACTTGTAATTATATTAAAATCTATAACTTCAAACCTTAATGGTTATGTAGTTTCTGATTATGGTGATGAAAAAGAATTTAAAGGACTTTAA
- the rpiB gene encoding ribose 5-phosphate isomerase B produces the protein MKIYIGNDHTAVEMKEKICKYLKDNNYDVVDLGTNTSQAVDYPDFGTDVARKVVEDNALGIVICGSGIGISIAANKIKYARAALCHEDKAAEMARKHNNANILALGARVIAIEKAIDIVKTFLTTSFEADRHVKRVKKLDNL, from the coding sequence ATGAAAATATATATAGGAAATGATCATACAGCAGTTGAAATGAAAGAAAAAATATGTAAATATTTAAAGGACAATAATTATGACGTAGTAGACTTGGGTACAAACACTAGTCAAGCAGTTGATTACCCCGATTTTGGAACCGACGTAGCAAGAAAAGTAGTAGAAGATAACGCTCTCGGAATTGTTATATGCGGAAGTGGAATTGGGATTTCAATAGCTGCGAATAAGATTAAGTATGCAAGAGCTGCTTTATGTCATGAAGACAAAGCGGCTGAAATGGCAAGAAAACACAACAATGCTAATATTCTAGCTCTTGGAGCAAGAGTTATTGCAATTGAAAAAGCAATTGATATTGTTAAAACTTTTCTAACTACAAGTTTTGAAGCAGACAGACATGTTAAAAGAGTTAAAAAATTAGATAATCTATAA
- the upp gene encoding uracil phosphoribosyltransferase, whose product MSFTIIKHPLITDKLTRMRREDTSSKDFRENLNEIGQLMVYEIFRDVPLKEVDIKTPVTKTKGYTIDIPVVLIPIIRAGLGMTEGIQKLVPTARIAHIGLYRDEKTLEPVEYYAKKTENIESSYVIVVDPMLATGGSASKAIDIAKGWGAKHIKFVCLVSVDKGVKKLQNDHPDVDIYTASLDPVLNNKGFIEPGLGDAGDRIFGTK is encoded by the coding sequence ATGTCATTTACAATTATTAAACACCCTTTAATTACTGATAAGTTAACAAGAATGAGAAGAGAAGATACTTCATCCAAAGACTTTAGAGAAAATTTGAATGAAATAGGTCAACTAATGGTTTATGAAATATTCAGAGATGTCCCATTAAAAGAAGTCGATATTAAAACACCGGTTACCAAAACCAAAGGGTATACAATAGATATTCCGGTTGTTCTTATCCCAATCATAAGAGCAGGTTTAGGAATGACAGAAGGAATACAGAAATTAGTGCCTACTGCAAGAATTGCACATATTGGTTTATACAGAGATGAAAAAACTTTAGAGCCTGTAGAATACTATGCAAAAAAAACTGAAAATATAGAGTCAAGTTATGTAATAGTGGTAGACCCTATGCTCGCAACTGGTGGTAGTGCTTCAAAAGCAATTGATATTGCAAAAGGTTGAGGAGCAAAACATATTAAGTTTGTTTGCTTAGTCTCTGTGGATAAAGGAGTAAAAAAACTTCAAAACGATCACCCAGATGTAGACATATATACAGCAAGTCTTGATCCGGTTTTAAATAATAAAGGTTTTATCGAACCTGGCCTTGGAGACGCTGGTGATAGAATATTCGGTACAAAATAA
- a CDS encoding F0F1 ATP synthase subunit A: MVSYLVKDGLFDGWLSLTPQLFSIFLTFIIICTFCIVYNVKIRNHDDSKELSGFLVITELFISKVEGVVISIMGKEHRKLTPYIMYIFMYIVISSVVALLGFEPLTTSYTTTLSMALFTFIGIYYYGIRYQKAAFFVKYLKNPIELIGQFVPLISLSFRLFGNMVGGSVILALLYTALINLEGGFGGIDSVSVGMSVDWLTQYKYWWTGFNIFTILLMPWLHLYFDLFDGVIQSIVFSMLTLSYWSSAMHGESGED, translated from the coding sequence ATGGTCTCATACTTAGTTAAAGACGGATTATTTGACGGATGATTATCTTTAACTCCGCAGTTATTCTCAATTTTTTTAACATTTATAATTATTTGCACTTTTTGTATTGTATATAATGTTAAAATTAGGAACCATGATGATAGTAAAGAGTTATCAGGTTTTTTAGTAATTACGGAATTGTTTATCAGCAAAGTTGAAGGTGTTGTTATTTCTATAATGGGAAAAGAACACAGAAAACTTACCCCATATATAATGTATATTTTTATGTATATAGTTATTTCTTCGGTTGTTGCGTTGTTAGGTTTTGAACCATTAACAACTTCTTATACAACTACTTTGTCAATGGCTTTATTTACATTCATAGGTATATATTATTATGGTATTAGATACCAAAAAGCTGCATTCTTCGTAAAGTATTTGAAAAATCCAATCGAATTAATAGGTCAATTCGTTCCATTAATTTCTCTATCATTTCGATTGTTTGGAAATATGGTTGGAGGAAGCGTAATATTGGCATTGTTATATACTGCTTTAATTAATTTAGAAGGTGGTTTTGGTGGTATTGACTCTGTCTCTGTTGGTATGTCGGTCGACTGATTGACACAATATAAATATTGATGAACAGGTTTTAATATATTTACTATTTTATTAATGCCTTGATTACATTTATATTTTGATTTATTTGATGGAGTAATCCAATCAATAGTTTTCTCAATGCTTACATTATCTTATTGATCTAGTGCTATGCATGGAGAATCAGGTGAAGATTAA
- a CDS encoding MG406 family protein, with the protein MNLIKNKIFFLYLVVSILVFSVFLTLILYKELDYPWLVGYFLGIACFWSGFFYNQFISKKLIKSLDPFLYAMLFISKLGIYIVPFLISFYLQDFISPIGIIIGFNGLIFMPFIQNMISK; encoded by the coding sequence ATGAATTTAATAAAAAATAAAATATTTTTTTTATATTTGGTAGTCTCAATTTTGGTTTTCTCAGTATTTCTAACTTTGATATTATATAAAGAATTAGATTATCCATGATTAGTTGGTTATTTTTTAGGAATAGCTTGTTTCTGGTCGGGTTTTTTTTATAATCAATTTATTAGTAAAAAATTGATTAAATCATTAGATCCATTCCTATATGCAATGCTATTTATATCAAAATTAGGTATATACATAGTTCCATTCCTTATAAGTTTTTATTTACAAGATTTCATATCGCCAATAGGTATCATAATAGGGTTTAATGGTTTGATATTCATGCCTTTTATCCAAAATATGATTAGTAAATAA